The Castor canadensis chromosome 8, mCasCan1.hap1v2, whole genome shotgun sequence genome contains a region encoding:
- the Cnpy3 gene encoding protein canopy homolog 3 isoform X1: protein MESLPEPSPRRLLLLPLLLLILRAPELGPSQAKAEETDWVRLPSKCEVCKYVAVELKSAFEETGKTKEVIDTGYGILDRKASGVKYTKSDLRLIEVTETICKRLLDYSLHKERTGSNRFAKGMSETFETLHNLVHKGVKVVMDIPYELWNETSAEVADLKKQCDVLVEEFEDVIEDWYRNHQEKDLTEFLCANHVLKGKDTSCLAERWSGKKGDTAALRGKKSKKKSGRAKASGSRSSSSKQRKELGNLEGDPSPEEEEGIQKPSPLPHSPPDEL, encoded by the exons ATGGAGTCGTTGCCGGAGCCCTCGCCCCGCCGTCTTCTGCTTCTCCCCTTGCTGCTGCTGATACTGCGGGCTCCAGAGCTGGGCCCGAGCCAGGCCAAGGCCGAGGAGACCGACTGGGTTCGACTGCCCAGCAAATGCGAAG TGTGTAAATATGTTGCTGTGGAGCTGAAGTCGGCCTTTGAGGAAACTGGCAAGACCAAGGAGGTGATCGACACAGGCTATGGCATCCTGGACCGCAAGGCCTCTGGAGTCAAATACACCAAGTC GGACTTACGGTTGATTGAAGTCACTGAGACCATTTGCAAGAGGCTCCTGGACTACAGCCTGCACAAGGAGAGGACCGGCAGCAACCGGTTTGCCAAG GGCATGTCGGAGACTTTTGAGACACTACATAACCTGGTGCACAAAGGGGTCAAGGTGGTGATGGACATCCCGTACGAGCTATGGAACGAGACCTCTGCTGAGGTGGCTGACCTCAAGAAGCAG TGTGACGTGCTGGTGGAAGAGTTTGAGGATGTCATTGAGGACTGGTATAGGAACCACCAAGAGAAGGACCTGACTGAATTCCTCTGCGCCAACCATGTGCTGAAGGGCAAGGACACCA gTTGCCTGGCAGAGCGGTGGTCTGGCAAGAAAGGGGACACAGCTGCCCTGCGAGGGAAGAAGTCCAAGAAGAAGAGTGGCAGGGCCAAGGCCTCAGGCAgtaggagcagcagcagcaagcaGAGGAAGGAGCTGGGGAACCTTGAGGGAGACCCCAGCCCCGAGGAGGAGGAAGGCATTCAGAAGCCATCCCCACTCCCACACAGCCCCCCTGATGAGCTCTGA
- the Cnpy3 gene encoding protein canopy homolog 3 isoform X2 yields MSETFETLHNLVHKGVKVVMDIPYELWNETSAEVADLKKQCDVLVEEFEDVIEDWYRNHQEKDLTEFLCANHVLKGKDTSCLAERWSGKKGDTAALRGKKSKKKSGRAKASGSRSSSSKQRKELGNLEGDPSPEEEEGIQKPSPLPHSPPDEL; encoded by the exons ATGTCGGAGACTTTTGAGACACTACATAACCTGGTGCACAAAGGGGTCAAGGTGGTGATGGACATCCCGTACGAGCTATGGAACGAGACCTCTGCTGAGGTGGCTGACCTCAAGAAGCAG TGTGACGTGCTGGTGGAAGAGTTTGAGGATGTCATTGAGGACTGGTATAGGAACCACCAAGAGAAGGACCTGACTGAATTCCTCTGCGCCAACCATGTGCTGAAGGGCAAGGACACCA gTTGCCTGGCAGAGCGGTGGTCTGGCAAGAAAGGGGACACAGCTGCCCTGCGAGGGAAGAAGTCCAAGAAGAAGAGTGGCAGGGCCAAGGCCTCAGGCAgtaggagcagcagcagcaagcaGAGGAAGGAGCTGGGGAACCTTGAGGGAGACCCCAGCCCCGAGGAGGAGGAAGGCATTCAGAAGCCATCCCCACTCCCACACAGCCCCCCTGATGAGCTCTGA
- the Ptcra gene encoding pre T-cell antigen receptor alpha isoform X1 → MAGTWLLLLLALECPALPTGPVSFPSTPEVATLLRLPQHGVGGRPFPSLAPPITLQVDGKLRTLVVCLVLDVAPPDLDSPVWFSTGNGSALDAFTYGPSLAADGTWTSLAQLSLPSEELAAWEPLVCHTRPGPGGQSRSTEPLQLSGEASTARTCVQEPHQGTPSQALRLGALRLLLFKLLLFDVLLTCTRAPHPHPPHLAPVTGGPHSTCSPAC, encoded by the exons ATGGCTGGGACATGGCTGCTACTTCTCCTGGCCCTTGAGTGTCCAGCCCTGCCCACAG GTcctgtttccttcccttccacccCAGAGGTAGCCACTCTCCTCAGGCTGCCACAACATG GTGTGGGAGGCAGGCCCTTCCCTTCTCTGGCCCCCCCAATCACACTGCAAGTGGATGGAAAGCTGCGGACACTGGTGGTCTGCCTGGTCCTCGATGTTGCACCCCCTGACCTTGACAGTCCTGTCTGGTTCTCCACTGGCAATGGTAGTGCACTGGACGCCTTCACCTATGGCCCCTCCCTAGCAGCGGATGGCACCTGGACTAGCTTGGCCCAGCTCTCCCTACCCTCTGAGGAACTGGCAGCCTGGGAGCCCTTGGTCTGCCACACCAGGCCTGGGCCAGGGGGCCAAAGCCGGAGCACAGAGCCCCTGCAGCTCTCAg GAGAGGCCTCTACAGCCAGGACCTGTGTCCAGGAGCCTCATCAGG GGACGCCGAGCCAGGCTCTGCGGCTGGGGGCACTGAGGTTACTGCTCTTCAAACTGTTGCTGTTTGACGTGCTCCTGACCTGCACTCGAGCCCCCCACCCTCACCCACCGCACTTGGCCCCAGTGACTGGCGGTCCTCACTCCACATGCTCCCCAGCCTGCTGA
- the Ptcra gene encoding pre T-cell antigen receptor alpha isoform X2 has translation MAGTWLLLLLALECPALPTGVGGRPFPSLAPPITLQVDGKLRTLVVCLVLDVAPPDLDSPVWFSTGNGSALDAFTYGPSLAADGTWTSLAQLSLPSEELAAWEPLVCHTRPGPGGQSRSTEPLQLSGEASTARTCVQEPHQGTPSQALRLGALRLLLFKLLLFDVLLTCTRAPHPHPPHLAPVTGGPHSTCSPAC, from the exons ATGGCTGGGACATGGCTGCTACTTCTCCTGGCCCTTGAGTGTCCAGCCCTGCCCACAG GTGTGGGAGGCAGGCCCTTCCCTTCTCTGGCCCCCCCAATCACACTGCAAGTGGATGGAAAGCTGCGGACACTGGTGGTCTGCCTGGTCCTCGATGTTGCACCCCCTGACCTTGACAGTCCTGTCTGGTTCTCCACTGGCAATGGTAGTGCACTGGACGCCTTCACCTATGGCCCCTCCCTAGCAGCGGATGGCACCTGGACTAGCTTGGCCCAGCTCTCCCTACCCTCTGAGGAACTGGCAGCCTGGGAGCCCTTGGTCTGCCACACCAGGCCTGGGCCAGGGGGCCAAAGCCGGAGCACAGAGCCCCTGCAGCTCTCAg GAGAGGCCTCTACAGCCAGGACCTGTGTCCAGGAGCCTCATCAGG GGACGCCGAGCCAGGCTCTGCGGCTGGGGGCACTGAGGTTACTGCTCTTCAAACTGTTGCTGTTTGACGTGCTCCTGACCTGCACTCGAGCCCCCCACCCTCACCCACCGCACTTGGCCCCAGTGACTGGCGGTCCTCACTCCACATGCTCCCCAGCCTGCTGA